A single genomic interval of Malania oleifera isolate guangnan ecotype guangnan chromosome 13, ASM2987363v1, whole genome shotgun sequence harbors:
- the LOC131146114 gene encoding NAD(P)H-quinone oxidoreductase subunit T, chloroplastic, with protein sequence MNNLRSICRPDAVFSSFVCYRHQALCKFSLRSPGSKFRLPRPSVFTPWINSSDIHRIESWFRVNQRRLIVRASKWADEKSPYETLELERDADEQKIKLAYRRLAKFYHPDVYDGKGTLEEGETAEARFIKIQAAYELLIDGEKRRQYDIANRVNPMKASKAWMEWLMKKRKAFDQRGDLAATAWAEQQQLKMYLRARHLSRSKIDPEEERKILRKEKAASREYFSNTVKRHTLILKKRDLMRKKAEEENKNVISELLAAEGLELDTNDDTQ encoded by the exons ATGAACAATCTCAGATCAATATGTCGCCCAGACGCCGTCTTTTCTTCCTTCGTTTGCTACAGACACCAAGCTCTTTGTAAGTTTTCATTACGAAGCCCTGGTTCGAAATTTCGCCTTCCTCGGCCTTCCGTGTTCACTCCTTGGATCAATTCCTCGGATATTCACAGAATCGAATCTTGGTTTCGCGTGAATCAGAGGAGATTGATTGTCAGGGCTTCGAAGTGGGCTGACGAGAAATCTCCATACGAAACTCTTG AATTGGAAAGGGATGCTGACGAACAAAAAATAAAGCTCGCTTATCGGCGTTTGGCCAAGTTCTATCATCCAGATG tCTACGATGGTAAGGGGACACTGGAGGAAGGGGAAACAGCCGAAGCTCGATTCATTAAGATTCAAGCTGCATATGAGTTGCTCATAGATGGGGAGAAGCGGAGGCAATATGATATTGCTAACAGAGTCAACCCAATGAAG GCATCCAAAGCATGGATGGAGTGGCTTATGAAAAAGAGAAAAGCTTTTGACCAACGAGGTGATCTGGCTGCCACAGCTTGGGCTGAGCAGCAGCAGCTTAAGATGTATCTCCGTGCCCGCCATCTATCTCGCTCCAAG ATTGATCCTGAAGAAGAGAGGAAGATTCTGAGAAAAGAGAAGGCAGCTTCAAGGGAGTACTTCTCCAATACTGTTAAACGGCACACACTTATTCTGAAAAAGAGGGATCTAATGCGAAAGAAAGCagaggaagaaaataaaaatgttatCAGTGAGCTGCTTGCTGCAGAGGGCCTTGAGCTTGACACTAATGATGATACACAGTAG